A window of Formosa sp. Hel1_31_208 contains these coding sequences:
- a CDS encoding carboxymuconolactone decarboxylase family protein yields MSDIVSEFNAYRSKMNDAILADNNKIIKRIFNLDTNAFAEGGALDKKTKELLGLVASTVLRCDDCIKYHLEASYNAGLKREEVVEALGIATLVGGTIVIPHLRRAYEFWDALEQQR; encoded by the coding sequence ATGTCTGATATTGTTTCCGAATTTAATGCCTATCGTTCAAAAATGAATGACGCTATTTTAGCTGACAACAATAAAATTATTAAGCGCATCTTTAATCTTGATACTAATGCCTTTGCTGAAGGTGGCGCCTTAGATAAAAAAACAAAAGAACTCCTAGGTCTTGTTGCTTCAACAGTATTGCGTTGTGATGATTGTATCAAATACCACCTAGAAGCTAGTTATAACGCAGGATTAAAAAGAGAAGAGGTTGTCGAAGCGTTGGGCATTGCCACTTTGGTTGGTGGTACTATTGTTATTCCGCATCTGCGAAGAGCTTACGAATTTTGGGACGCACTAGAACAACAGCGTTAA
- a CDS encoding serine hydrolase encodes MKKSIFLLFILFTSLSLSQSNKRLKGIEKQLNTILDLTKSPGFAVAVVEGDKIVYAKGFGYSDYENKVPVDEHTLFAIGSSTKAFTSGLLGVLRDEEKLSFDDSPLDYIPDFKFYNSDMNNTIIIKDLMRHSTGLPRHDASWYFFPNKDKDSLLMRVKYQEPFTGVRQQWYYNNFMFLAQGVITEKITGKSWEENIETHFFKPLGMTRSKTDIEGMKSSSNAAFGYELKDNTEISKMDYYDISGMAPAGSINSSVNDMSKWITLWLQKGKYQDQQIIPEDYIKEAMSSQMVLASGLPDDKYPDMHFANYGYGWMLGSYKGHYRVEHGGNIDGFSASVAFFPTDNMGIVVLANQNGSAVPSLVRNTIADYMLEVDKTDWIGRFKENLEKSLKAQDEAKDDTEKSNVKNTKPSHIKLDYTGSYHHDGYGKFNVIVENDTLFTELDGDKLYLHHFHYDTFELIDVVKGKVDTSAIGQSLKVTFLTNESGDISDMESTLEPTVDPIVFKRTPSTIDVDKETLETYVGDYNLAGTIIKVYLKDENVLYLFVQGQPEYELLATAKHKFSFKTLEGFKVEFVEDDKGGIIQLKAIQPNGTFVATKNPKE; translated from the coding sequence ATGAAAAAATCTATTTTTTTACTGTTCATATTATTTACATCATTATCATTGTCTCAGTCTAATAAACGACTGAAAGGCATTGAAAAACAATTAAATACCATTCTTGATCTGACTAAATCTCCCGGTTTTGCGGTTGCAGTAGTTGAAGGCGATAAAATCGTTTATGCCAAAGGGTTTGGTTATAGTGATTATGAAAACAAAGTCCCCGTTGATGAACATACGTTATTTGCTATTGGGTCATCAACTAAGGCATTTACTTCGGGACTACTAGGTGTCTTGAGAGACGAAGAAAAATTATCATTTGATGATAGTCCGTTAGACTATATTCCTGATTTTAAATTCTATAATAGTGATATGAATAATACCATTATAATTAAAGATTTAATGAGACATAGTACGGGTTTGCCGAGACATGATGCCTCGTGGTATTTTTTCCCTAATAAAGACAAAGACAGTTTACTAATGCGTGTAAAGTATCAGGAACCATTTACGGGAGTGCGACAACAATGGTATTATAATAACTTTATGTTTTTAGCGCAAGGCGTGATTACGGAAAAGATAACTGGAAAAAGTTGGGAAGAGAATATCGAAACGCATTTTTTTAAACCTTTGGGCATGACGCGCTCTAAAACAGATATTGAAGGGATGAAGTCCAGTTCAAATGCAGCGTTTGGTTATGAATTAAAAGATAACACAGAGATTTCAAAAATGGATTATTATGATATTTCTGGGATGGCACCAGCAGGAAGTATTAATAGTAGCGTCAATGACATGAGCAAATGGATTACATTATGGTTACAAAAGGGTAAATACCAAGATCAGCAAATCATTCCAGAAGATTACATTAAAGAGGCCATGAGTTCTCAAATGGTGCTTGCTAGTGGCCTTCCTGATGATAAATATCCTGATATGCACTTCGCCAATTACGGTTATGGTTGGATGTTAGGATCATATAAAGGACATTATCGTGTTGAACACGGAGGAAACATAGATGGTTTCTCAGCAAGTGTCGCCTTTTTCCCTACTGATAATATGGGTATTGTTGTATTAGCTAATCAAAATGGTTCGGCCGTTCCAAGTTTAGTTCGAAATACTATTGCAGATTATATGCTAGAGGTTGACAAAACCGATTGGATTGGACGTTTTAAAGAAAATTTAGAAAAATCATTGAAAGCACAAGATGAAGCAAAAGATGATACAGAAAAATCTAATGTAAAAAATACAAAACCATCCCACATTAAATTAGACTATACCGGTTCTTATCATCATGATGGTTATGGAAAATTCAATGTAATTGTAGAAAATGACACCCTTTTTACCGAGTTGGATGGTGATAAGTTATATTTACATCATTTTCATTATGACACTTTTGAACTTATAGATGTCGTGAAAGGAAAGGTAGATACTTCTGCTATAGGCCAATCCTTAAAAGTAACATTCCTTACCAATGAATCGGGAGATATTTCTGATATGGAATCCACTTTAGAACCTACAGTGGATCCAATCGTTTTTAAACGTACACCGAGCACGATTGATGTAGATAAAGAGACACTAGAAACTTATGTAGGTGATTATAATTTGGCTGGTACCATAATAAAAGTGTATCTCAAAGATGAAAACGTATTGTATCTATTTGTTCAAGGACAACCTGAGTATGAGTTATTAGCTACAGCAAAACACAAGTTTTCTTTTAAAACTTTGGAAGGGTTTAAGGTAGAGTTTGTAGAAGATGACAAAGGTGGCATTATACAATTAAAGGCCATTCAACCTAATGGCACTTTTGTGGCGACTAAGAACCCAAAAGAATAA
- a CDS encoding peptidylprolyl isomerase codes for MQDGLYAKFNTTKGEILVALEYQKTPGTVGNFVALAEGNLENEVKPQGTPYYDGLKFHRVIPDFMIQGGCPQGTGTGNPGYKFDDEFHPDLKHDAPGVLSMANAGPGTNGSQFFITHIETPWLDNNHTVFGKVVEGQDVVDAIAQGDEIETLEIVRVGSSAENFNAVEAFRTFEGAREKRVAEEREAAKAKLDKLAAGFEVTESGLRYQIIQKGNGKPAVAGKMVSVHYKGQLADGTVFDSSYKRNAPLDFKVGVGQVISGWDEGICLLNVGDKARLVIPSDLGYGSAGAGGVIPPNATLVFDVELMDVK; via the coding sequence ATGCAAGACGGTTTATACGCAAAATTTAATACTACAAAAGGCGAAATCTTAGTCGCTTTAGAATATCAGAAAACACCAGGTACCGTAGGTAACTTTGTTGCTTTAGCTGAAGGAAATTTAGAAAATGAAGTAAAACCACAAGGAACACCATATTACGACGGATTAAAGTTTCATAGAGTCATTCCTGATTTTATGATTCAAGGAGGATGTCCTCAAGGGACAGGAACTGGTAATCCTGGATACAAGTTTGATGATGAGTTTCATCCTGATTTAAAACATGATGCACCAGGAGTTTTGTCGATGGCAAATGCAGGACCAGGAACTAATGGGAGTCAGTTTTTTATCACTCATATTGAAACGCCTTGGTTAGATAATAACCATACCGTATTTGGAAAGGTAGTTGAAGGACAGGACGTAGTAGATGCTATTGCGCAAGGTGATGAGATCGAAACTTTAGAAATTGTAAGAGTGGGTTCTAGTGCTGAAAACTTTAATGCTGTTGAAGCGTTTAGAACATTTGAAGGTGCTAGAGAAAAACGAGTTGCTGAAGAACGTGAGGCGGCGAAAGCTAAGCTAGATAAATTAGCGGCTGGTTTTGAAGTCACTGAAAGCGGATTGCGTTATCAAATTATACAAAAAGGAAATGGAAAACCCGCTGTAGCTGGTAAAATGGTCTCTGTTCATTACAAAGGTCAATTAGCTGATGGAACTGTCTTTGATTCTTCTTATAAAAGAAATGCGCCTTTAGATTTTAAAGTAGGCGTAGGTCAGGTAATATCAGGATGGGATGAAGGTATTTGTTTATTAAACGTTGGTGATAAAGCCCGTTTAGTTATTCCTAGTGATTTAGGTTATGGTTCTGCGGGAGCTGGAGGCGTTATTCCACCAAATGCGACCTTGGTTTTCGATGTAGAACTTATGGATGTAAAATAA
- a CDS encoding ATP-dependent DNA helicase RecQ, which yields MSIKEIDIHSALKQYFGFSKFKGLQESVIKSVVNSEDVFVIMPTGGGKSLCYQLPALIKEGTAIIVSPLIALMKNQVDAIRGISNEEGVAHVLNSSLNKTEVKRVKEDIMNGVTKLLYVAPESLTKEEHVEFLRSVTISFMAVDEAHCISEWGHDFRPEYRNLRHIIKRIGDNIPIIGLTATATPKVQEDILKSLDITNATTFKASFNRPNLYYEIRPKTKNVDADIIRFVKKNEGKSGIVYCLSRKRVEELAQVLQVNGVKAVPYHAGLDPKTRVRHQDMFLMEDCDVVVATIAFGMGIDKPDVRFVIHHDIPKSIESYYQETGRAGRDGGEGHCLAFYAYKDIEKLEKFMSGKPVAEQEIGQALLQEVVAFAESSISRRKFILHYFGEEFDNATGEGGEMDDNVRYPKKQHEAQKEVSILLETVDKTNEKYKSKDLVQVLIGKTNALISSHKTDTQPFFGVGKDRDNRYWMALIRQVLVARFLKKDIETYGVLRLSQEGRQYMKSPKSFMMTEDHVFDEGTDDGIITAAKGGGAVADEVLMKMLKDLRKRNAKRLDVPPFVIFQDPSLEDMALKYPITIEELSNVHGVGDGKAKKYGKDFVELIATYVEDNDITRPDDFVVKSTGSNSAIKLYIIQNVDRKLPLTDIATSKGMSMADFIKEMEAIVYSGTKLNIDYWLEDVLDEDQQEEIHDYFMESETDKIDVAIEEFDGDYDDEELRLYRIKFISEVAN from the coding sequence ATGAGTATAAAAGAAATTGATATACATTCTGCACTAAAACAATACTTCGGTTTTTCCAAATTTAAAGGACTACAAGAAAGCGTTATTAAAAGTGTTGTTAACAGTGAGGATGTATTTGTTATCATGCCTACTGGTGGTGGAAAATCATTGTGCTACCAATTACCAGCTTTGATAAAGGAAGGAACAGCAATTATTGTATCACCTCTAATTGCCTTAATGAAGAATCAAGTAGATGCTATTAGAGGAATCTCTAATGAAGAAGGTGTTGCACACGTTTTAAATTCTTCACTGAATAAAACAGAAGTCAAACGCGTAAAGGAAGACATCATGAATGGTGTCACAAAACTATTATATGTGGCTCCTGAATCTTTGACTAAAGAGGAGCATGTTGAGTTTTTGAGGTCTGTTACCATCTCATTTATGGCGGTTGATGAAGCACATTGTATCAGTGAATGGGGACATGATTTTAGACCAGAGTACAGAAATTTACGTCATATCATAAAACGTATAGGGGATAATATTCCAATCATTGGGTTAACGGCCACCGCGACACCTAAAGTCCAAGAAGATATTTTAAAAAGTCTAGACATTACAAATGCCACAACATTTAAAGCGTCCTTTAATAGACCGAATTTGTATTATGAGATTCGTCCAAAGACCAAAAATGTAGATGCCGATATTATTCGCTTTGTCAAAAAAAATGAAGGGAAATCAGGTATAGTTTACTGTTTAAGTAGAAAACGTGTTGAGGAACTAGCTCAGGTGTTACAAGTTAATGGCGTTAAAGCCGTGCCATATCATGCAGGTCTAGATCCAAAGACTAGAGTAAGACATCAGGATATGTTTTTAATGGAAGATTGTGATGTCGTGGTTGCAACCATAGCTTTTGGTATGGGAATCGATAAACCAGATGTGCGTTTTGTCATCCATCATGATATTCCAAAAAGTATTGAGAGTTATTATCAGGAAACAGGTCGTGCAGGAAGAGATGGAGGAGAAGGTCATTGTTTAGCTTTTTACGCCTATAAAGATATAGAGAAATTAGAAAAATTTATGTCTGGAAAACCTGTTGCAGAGCAGGAAATTGGTCAAGCATTACTTCAAGAAGTAGTTGCATTTGCTGAAAGTTCGATATCCAGACGTAAATTTATATTGCATTATTTTGGTGAAGAATTTGACAATGCCACTGGAGAAGGTGGTGAAATGGATGATAATGTGCGATACCCTAAAAAACAACACGAGGCACAAAAAGAAGTGTCTATTCTCTTAGAGACGGTTGATAAGACCAACGAGAAATATAAATCTAAAGATTTAGTTCAGGTTTTAATAGGGAAAACAAATGCCTTAATTTCATCTCACAAAACAGATACACAACCGTTTTTTGGAGTAGGTAAAGATCGCGATAATAGATATTGGATGGCACTTATTCGTCAAGTATTGGTTGCCCGTTTTCTTAAAAAGGATATTGAAACATACGGCGTGCTGAGACTGTCTCAAGAAGGACGACAATATATGAAATCACCAAAGTCTTTTATGATGACCGAAGACCATGTGTTCGATGAAGGTACAGATGATGGTATTATTACGGCAGCCAAAGGTGGGGGAGCAGTAGCAGATGAAGTTCTTATGAAGATGCTGAAGGATTTAAGAAAACGCAATGCAAAACGCTTAGACGTGCCGCCATTTGTCATTTTTCAAGATCCCTCATTAGAAGATATGGCACTTAAATATCCAATCACCATAGAAGAGCTGAGTAATGTTCATGGTGTCGGAGATGGAAAGGCAAAAAAATACGGAAAGGACTTTGTTGAATTGATTGCGACCTATGTCGAAGATAATGATATTACAAGACCTGATGATTTTGTAGTCAAAAGTACGGGGTCTAATTCTGCTATTAAATTGTATATCATTCAAAATGTTGACCGAAAACTGCCATTAACAGATATTGCTACTTCAAAAGGCATGTCTATGGCAGACTTTATCAAAGAAATGGAAGCTATCGTTTATTCAGGCACGAAATTAAACATTGATTACTGGTTAGAGGATGTATTAGATGAAGACCAGCAAGAGGAGATTCATGATTATTTTATGGAGTCTGAAACTGATAAAATTGATGTAGCTATTGAAGAATTTGATGGCGATTACGATGATGAAGAATTACGACTCTATCGAATTAAATTTATTAGTGAAGTCGCCAATTAA
- a CDS encoding SIS domain-containing protein produces the protein MNSIQSILKTARKTIDLERDAIANLSHLLTDDFANAVSLIYNSKGRVIITGIGKSAIIANKIVATLNSTGTPAVFMHAADAIHGDLGLILEDDVVICISKSGNTPEIKVLVPLIKNAKNKMIAITGNDSSFLAQQANYVLNAYVAQEACPNNLAPTTSTTAQLVLGDALAVCLLELRGFSSKDFAKYHPGGALGKRLYLRVSDLSSINEKPKVELNTSAKDVIVEISEKMLGVTAVVDNNKITGIITDGDLRRMLTKSENFIHLIAKDIMSSNPKRIDEDAMAIDAMELMEEHGISQLLVEKNGEYAGVIHIHDLIKEGII, from the coding sequence TTGAACAGTATTCAATCTATCCTAAAAACCGCAAGAAAAACCATAGATTTAGAACGAGATGCTATTGCTAATTTAAGTCATTTGTTAACAGATGACTTCGCAAATGCGGTGTCCTTAATTTATAATTCAAAAGGCCGAGTTATTATTACTGGTATTGGCAAAAGCGCTATCATCGCCAATAAAATTGTAGCAACGCTAAACTCTACTGGAACACCTGCTGTATTTATGCATGCTGCAGATGCCATTCACGGTGATTTAGGATTGATTTTAGAAGATGATGTGGTCATTTGTATTTCTAAAAGCGGTAATACCCCAGAAATAAAAGTTTTAGTACCCTTGATAAAAAATGCCAAAAATAAAATGATTGCTATCACAGGTAATGATTCATCATTTTTAGCACAGCAAGCCAATTATGTGCTGAATGCCTATGTCGCTCAAGAAGCTTGTCCGAATAATTTAGCACCCACCACGAGTACAACAGCTCAATTGGTCTTAGGAGACGCACTTGCGGTATGCTTATTAGAATTACGTGGTTTTTCGAGTAAAGATTTTGCAAAGTATCATCCAGGCGGTGCTTTAGGAAAACGATTATATCTAAGAGTAAGTGATCTCTCCTCAATTAATGAAAAACCAAAAGTAGAGTTGAATACCTCTGCTAAAGATGTGATTGTTGAAATTTCAGAAAAAATGTTAGGCGTTACAGCGGTCGTTGATAATAACAAAATTACGGGTATCATTACCGATGGTGATTTAAGGCGTATGTTAACCAAAAGTGAGAACTTCATCCACCTGATCGCTAAAGATATCATGAGTAGTAATCCAAAGCGAATAGATGAAGATGCTATGGCCATTGATGCTATGGAACTCATGGAAGAACATGGTATTTCACAACTTCTGGTTGAGAAAAATGGAGAATATGCTGGGGTCATTCACATTCATGATTTAATAAAAGAAGGTATTATATAA
- the tatC gene encoding twin-arginine translocase subunit TatC produces the protein MGKKSTNEMSFLDHLEDLRWHLIRITVAVLVCATVAFIFSGFIFEHIIFAPKRMDFPTYKWLCQASQFLGINDTTFCATEFPFKIQSRQMAGQFSADIWTSIYSGFVIAFPYVIYQFWSFISPGLHINERRHSRGFIIITSFLFFVGVLFGYYVVSPLSINFLANYSVSIEVSNEFDLSSWVSTIRSSCLASGFVFELPIIIYFLTKIGLVTPQIMKKYRKFALVLVLILSAIITPPDLASQIIVAIPILILYQVSIYISKVVIRNQNKKQKAHV, from the coding sequence ATGGGTAAAAAAAGCACCAATGAAATGTCATTTTTAGATCATCTTGAAGATCTAAGGTGGCATTTAATTAGAATCACAGTGGCTGTATTAGTTTGTGCAACTGTGGCTTTTATCTTTAGTGGATTCATCTTCGAACATATTATTTTTGCTCCTAAACGAATGGATTTCCCTACCTATAAATGGTTATGTCAAGCCTCTCAATTTTTAGGAATAAATGACACTACATTTTGTGCTACTGAATTCCCATTTAAAATTCAAAGCAGACAAATGGCGGGACAATTCTCGGCAGATATTTGGACCTCCATATATTCCGGGTTTGTTATCGCATTCCCTTATGTAATCTATCAGTTTTGGAGCTTTATTAGTCCAGGGCTTCATATTAATGAACGTAGACATTCTAGAGGTTTTATAATAATTACTTCTTTCTTGTTTTTTGTTGGTGTATTATTTGGCTACTATGTTGTATCGCCATTATCCATAAACTTTTTAGCTAATTATAGCGTAAGCATAGAAGTATCAAATGAATTCGATTTAAGTTCATGGGTATCCACCATACGATCTTCATGCTTAGCATCTGGTTTTGTGTTTGAACTCCCTATTATTATTTACTTTTTGACCAAAATTGGATTGGTAACGCCGCAAATCATGAAAAAATATCGAAAATTCGCTCTTGTCCTGGTCTTGATACTATCAGCCATTATAACACCTCCAGACTTAGCAAGCCAGATTATTGTAGCAATTCCCATATTGATTCTATATCAAGTGAGTATTTATATCTCAAAAGTTGTAATTAGAAACCAAAACAAAAAACAAAAAGCACATGTCTGA
- a CDS encoding histidine kinase, producing the protein MTKSFKNIIITFSIGCIVFVIGNALSNDFDFNSVNEFLIDFGFYQLYTFVLGYSNMAFFDYMERRQWKKGDTIKRIIVGVIGATIITLIGLFFLRAFISIVFNDLSFEEFIRRETWHGYSFGLWITLSIISVFHIIFFYNRYQKNKIKEQKVIAGTASAKFDALKNQLDPHFLFNSLNVLTSLIEENPKNAQKFTTSLSKVYRYVLEQKNKDLITVDEELNFARTYMSLLKMRFEDSIIFEIPDQASNPESKVVPLSLQLLLENAVKHNMVTSSKPLHIKIYESEGMLIVENNLQPKQIVKKSSGVGLENIKQRYKLLSNKTVSINQQAKSFAVAIPMLTKQVSIMKAIEPKSKFDDSYVRARKRVEEMKEFYYSLISYCFVIPFLFFIWYTFTPNTIQWFWFPMFGWGMGLVFHAYKVYVNDGVLGSGWEKRKIEKFMQEEEEKRWN; encoded by the coding sequence ATGACAAAATCATTTAAAAATATCATTATTACGTTCAGTATTGGATGCATTGTATTTGTCATTGGAAATGCATTATCAAATGATTTTGATTTTAACAGTGTTAATGAGTTTTTAATTGATTTTGGGTTTTACCAGTTATATACGTTTGTTCTAGGATACTCGAATATGGCGTTCTTTGATTATATGGAACGTCGTCAATGGAAAAAAGGAGATACAATAAAACGTATTATTGTTGGTGTCATTGGAGCTACTATCATTACATTAATTGGGCTATTTTTTTTAAGAGCATTTATTTCAATAGTGTTTAATGATTTGTCGTTTGAAGAATTTATAAGAAGAGAAACATGGCATGGATATTCTTTCGGACTTTGGATTACCTTAAGTATTATCTCTGTATTTCATATTATATTTTTCTATAACAGATATCAAAAAAATAAAATAAAAGAGCAAAAGGTTATTGCAGGAACCGCAAGCGCAAAGTTTGATGCTTTAAAGAATCAGTTAGATCCGCACTTTTTATTCAATAGCTTAAATGTATTGACAAGTTTAATTGAAGAAAACCCAAAGAATGCGCAAAAGTTCACCACGTCTTTGTCAAAAGTATATCGCTACGTTTTAGAACAGAAAAATAAAGATCTAATCACCGTAGATGAAGAGCTCAATTTTGCGAGAACCTATATGTCGCTTTTAAAAATGCGATTTGAAGACAGTATTATTTTTGAAATTCCAGATCAGGCTTCAAATCCAGAAAGTAAGGTAGTACCATTATCGTTACAATTGTTGCTAGAAAATGCAGTAAAACACAATATGGTTACTAGCAGTAAGCCCTTGCATATTAAAATTTATGAATCTGAAGGTATGCTGATTGTAGAGAATAACCTTCAGCCGAAACAAATTGTAAAAAAGAGTAGTGGTGTAGGATTAGAAAATATCAAGCAACGCTATAAATTATTATCAAATAAAACAGTATCAATCAATCAACAAGCAAAAAGTTTTGCAGTAGCAATACCAATGCTTACAAAACAAGTATCAATTATGAAAGCAATCGAACCAAAATCAAAATTTGACGACTCATACGTTAGAGCACGAAAACGTGTAGAAGAGATGAAAGAATTTTATTACAGCCTAATCTCCTACTGTTTTGTTATCCCATTTTTATTTTTTATCTGGTATACATTTACGCCAAATACCATACAATGGTTCTGGTTTCCAATGTTTGGTTGGGGAATGGGATTAGTATTTCATGCGTATAAAGTATATGTAAATGATGGTGTACTAGGCAGTGGATGGGAAAAGCGTAAAATTGAAAAATTTATGCAAGAAGAAGAGGAAAAACGTTGGAATTAA
- a CDS encoding M48 family metallopeptidase — protein sequence MQTLVKIFIFFVFSQVTSAQTNYETGMQKAFELWQSNKTDEAENMFERIANAESEQWLPHYYIAQINSLKSWNITDETVLKAQLDKAQEHLNTAVSISNDNPELLVLQAQVFTNWVAFDGMKYGMKYSGKISELYNKAFNLDPQNPRVAFGKAEWGMGSARYFGQDTKPYCQEMERSIELFANFKPQSDLHPNWGKERAVDVLKSCKE from the coding sequence ATGCAAACCTTAGTTAAAATTTTTATTTTCTTTGTTTTCAGCCAAGTAACATCTGCACAAACCAATTATGAAACAGGCATGCAGAAAGCATTTGAGCTTTGGCAATCTAACAAAACAGATGAGGCAGAAAATATGTTCGAACGCATTGCTAATGCAGAATCAGAACAATGGTTACCACATTACTACATCGCACAAATTAACAGTTTAAAAAGCTGGAATATTACCGATGAAACGGTTTTAAAAGCACAATTAGATAAAGCACAAGAGCACTTAAATACAGCGGTGAGTATCAGTAATGATAACCCAGAATTATTAGTGCTGCAGGCTCAAGTATTTACCAATTGGGTAGCTTTTGACGGTATGAAATACGGTATGAAATACTCAGGTAAAATTTCAGAACTATATAATAAAGCCTTCAATTTGGATCCTCAAAATCCAAGAGTAGCTTTTGGTAAAGCAGAATGGGGAATGGGAAGTGCACGCTATTTTGGACAGGATACCAAGCCTTATTGCCAAGAAATGGAGCGATCAATAGAACTTTTTGCTAACTTTAAACCACAAAGCGATCTGCATCCAAATTGGGGAAAAGAACGAGCAGTAGATGTTTTGAAATCATGTAAAGAATAA
- a CDS encoding 2TM domain-containing protein yields MENNIEPYENNSKRSAFEREEAYLRAQKKVKSLIGFYWHFASYVIVNLFIIILIVSNGGKLWSFGTFATAFFWGIGLFFHFLGVYGPDFFFGKNWEERKIKEIMEKDDKHWE; encoded by the coding sequence ATGGAAAATAATATAGAACCTTACGAAAATAATAGTAAACGAAGCGCTTTTGAAAGAGAAGAGGCTTACTTAAGAGCTCAGAAAAAAGTAAAATCACTTATTGGGTTTTACTGGCATTTTGCTTCTTATGTGATTGTTAATTTATTTATAATCATTCTGATAGTCTCTAATGGAGGGAAACTCTGGAGTTTTGGGACATTTGCTACGGCATTCTTTTGGGGAATCGGACTCTTTTTTCACTTTCTAGGTGTTTATGGACCAGATTTTTTCTTCGGAAAGAATTGGGAAGAGCGCAAAATTAAAGAGATTATGGAGAAAGATGATAAACATTGGGAATAA